CCGCTCATGTCAAAAAACATGATACCGCCAGTGCCTGTACTTAAGCTTTTATTGATGCGTAAATGGAGTCCTTTAAAAATACCCGCAAGCGCCGCACTGTTGTTTAATTTAAAGGTGTCAATACTTACAATCTTGTTTTGCATTACAGCAGTATTTAACTTAATTCTTAGCTGTGCTACGCCAGTTTTAATCGTATCTGCTGCGCCGGTTACAATGTCCGTAGTCTTAACAGTTGTTGTTGGTTGTATTCTAAAGATATTTACATTTCCGGAAGCAGGCTGTGAAAGCAAATCGCCATAGGCCCAATCCACATTACTTTTGAAATTTTCCTCCATTGAAATGTCTTTGGCCAACTGATGCACTTCTACCGCATATCTGGAAATTGTAGTATCTCCATAAAATTGGGTAGAGTATGGAAGTACGAGAACTGCAGAGTCCAATACTGCGTTTTTACCAAAACGGAAACTTGTACTAGGTACATTAATGGCCATCGCTAAGCTGGCTTCTGAAGTTCCTAAAGTCGGGTCTTGTAAATAACCAAAAGGATACCGTGTTAGCCCAATCGTAGAAATAACATCATCAGTTAAAGTTTTAGAACTAACTGTAATGGTGTCTATCAGTTTACCCTGTATCTCTGTAGCGGGGTCAACATCCAGTCCAATCGTGTTAGAGTTTTCACAAGATGCAAAAAGAAAAAGACTTATCAACAGGGTCAATAAGTCTAGTTTTGTAAATTTCATATTTAAAATAATAAGGCCTGAGTTATGCTATTGAAACCAATTCTTCATTTGAGATTTCTTCGTACATGCTGTAGAAGTTCTCAAAATTTTCGGTTAAATTATAAGCTAAAGTTGGCTTATTAGAATCTTTAACAAATTTTAACATAGCGTCATCAATATGTTCACCAGCCAAAGCAATAGCATCTGAATACGTAACAGCACCCATATGCAATGCGTTACAGTCTGCCTTTTCAAATATTTTGGTGTGCTCTGCGGTCATGCCAGGCATAATCGCTTTTTTATGTAAATCAACGTTTAAAGTTTCGGTAAAGCAGTTGTCATAAATAGAGTACATTACTTTAGAATTCTTAAACGTAGGATCGTTTTTGTAGGTAGTTTTAATATATGCAGGGATCAGCGCAGTCATCCAGCCATGGCAATGCACAATATCAGGGGCCCAGCCAAGTTTTTTTACCGTTTCCAGCGCACCTTTACAAAAGAAAATCATTCTTTCATCATTGTCATCGTAAAACTTGCTTTCTTTGTCTCTGAAAACATACTTACGTTGAAAATAATCTTCATTATCCAAAAAATAAACTTGCATGCGAGCGGCAGGAATAGAGGCAACCTTGATAATTAAGGGGTTGTCATTATCATCAATGATGATGTTCATTCCGGATAAACGAATAACTTCGTGCAGCCTGTTCCTTCTTTCGTTAATGTTTCCGAACCTAGGCATCAGAATGCGGATTTCAAATCCTTTTTCCTGCATGGCCTGAGGCAATTGGCGGGTAATTTCTGAAATTTTAGTGAGCTCAAGGAAAGGCGACATCTCGTGTGTAACAATCAGTAGCTTCGTTTTTGCCATCTCCATATTCGTAAATAAAATTATGTTAAAGAAAAGATAATCAAGGGGCAAAGGTAAGCAAAATAATCAAATTTATCAATATAATTACGTCAATGTTTTGTTGGTTGACTATAATTAACCAACTTTGGCTTTTAAAGCCATATCAGTTAGTTTGAAAATTATCAATACAATTGCAGCACTTAAGTCAGTGCTTCAGCCAATAAAATCTACCGTTCATAAAATTGCATTGGTTCCTACTATGGGCGCTTTGCATAGTGGACATGTATCTCTAATCCAGAAGGCTAAACAGTTGGCGGATGTAGTGGTTTGCAGCATCTTTGTTAATCCTACTCAGTTTACAGACCCTAAGGATCTTGAAAAATACCCAAGGCCCCTGGAGCATGATATAAAAATGCTGGAAGAAGCAGGTTGCGATTATGTGTTTATGCCTTCGGTAAAAGAGATGTACCCGCAGCCAGAAAGCTGGCATATTGATTTGGGACCTGCAGAATTTTTATTGGAAGGCGAGTTTAGAAAAGGTCACTATCAGGGTGTAACCCAAATTGTTAAAAAACTTTTTGATGCAGCCAATCCTGATATAGCGTTTTTTGGTCAGAAAGATTTTCAGCAAGTATTAATGATTCAAAATATGGTTGCTCATTTCCAGATGCCTGTAGAAATTGTGTCTTGTCCTATTATAAGAGAAGATGATGGTCTGGCAATGAGTTCCAGAAATATTCATCTTTCCCCTTCCGACAGGCAGAATGCCCTGGTGCTTAGTCAGGCATTAAATTATGTAAAGGATAACTTTGAGTCGCAAACTATTCCCCAACTGGTACTAAAGGCAAAGCAGATCATCAATAGTGTACCAGGAGTAGAGCTTGATTATTTTACCATAGCAGATACGAAGACGCTTCTGCCTGAAGATAAAAAGATGGCCCAAAATAGCATTGCGCTTGTCGCTGCAAAAGTTGGAGAAACACGCCTTATAGATAACGTAATTCTCAACTAACGCATTTTTACATAAATCCCACAGAACTTTAGCTAACTTTGCTCCATGATTATCGAGATTTTAAAATCGAAAATACACCGTGTTAAAGTAACACAGGCCGAATTACATTATGTAGGCAGTATTACTATCGACGAAGATTTGATGGATGCTGCAAGCATTATAGCAAATGAGAAAGTACAGATCGTGAACAATAATAATGGCGAGCGTTTTGAAACTTATGTGATCAGGGGAGAACGAGGCACTGGAACTGTTTGTTTAAACGGTGCAACAGCCAGAAAAGTTCAGGTTGGCGATATACTCATTATTATGTCTTATGGCTCTTTACCTATTGCAGAGGCTAAAAAATATGTGCCAATCTTAGTCTTTCCAGACGATAACAACCGACTTTTGGTATAAATATTACTATGGCTGCATAGTATTTAGTTATTATTAGCTAGCTTTGGTTAACTAATTATAAATCATACTATGCTATTTCAACTCAACGAAGAACAACTGATGATCCAGCAGGCTGCGCGGGATTTTGCGCAGCATGAACTGAAGCCTGGAGTTATTGAGCGAGATGAACATCAGAAATTTCCTGCAGAACAAGTAAAAAAGCTGGGTGAACTTGGCTTTTTAGGAATGATGGTGTCCGAAAAATACAATGGGAGTGGTCTGGATGCGCTTTCATATGTTCTGGTAATGGAAGAATTGTCTAAAATTGACGCATCTGCCTCTGTTGTGGTATCAGTTAACAACTCCTTAGTTTGTTACGGCTTAGAAGCATATGGTTCAGATTATCAAAAAGAAAAATATTTAAAGCCTTTAGCTTCCGGTCAGCAAATCGGTGCTTTCTGTTTGTCAGAGCCAGAAGCGGGTTCCGATGCCACCTCTCAGCAAACTACTGCAGAAGATAAAGGAGATTACTACTTGCTTAACGGCACTAAAAACTGGATTACCAATGGTGGTACTGCCAGCACTTATCTTGTTATCGCGCAAACAGACCGTGCTTTAAAGCATCGGGGAATCAATGCCTTTATTGTAGAAAAGGGAATGGAGGGATTTACAGTTGGCCCTAAAGAAAATAAAATGGGAATCCGTGGTTCCGATACACATTCGCTAATGTTTAATGATGTTAAAGTGCCTAAAGAGAACCGTATCGGTGAAGATGGTTTTGGATTTAAGTTTGCTATGAAGACTTTAGAGGGAGGTCGTATTGGTATTGCGGCTCAGGCTTTAGGTATAGCTGCAGGCGCCTATGAGTTGGCGCTTGACTACTCAAAGCAGCGTAAGTCATTTGGTAAGCCTATTTCCGATCATCAGGCTATAGCCTTTAAATTGGCAGATATGGCAACTAAAATTGAAGCTGCGCGAATGCTGGTGTATAAAGCAGCTTGGTTAAAGGATCAAGGATTGTCCTATACTTTAGCTGGTTCAATGGCTAAACTGTATGCCTCTAAAGTTGCAATGGAAGTAACTGTTGAGGCTGTTCAAGTACATGGTGGATATGGTTTTGTAAAAGAATACCATGTAGAACGATTGATGCGGGACGCTAAGATTACTCAAATTTATGAGGGTACTTCAGAAATTCAGCAGTTGGTTATTTCCAGAGAAATTTTAAAATAGTGATGGGGGCAAAAGCCTCCTCGGTGTGTGCGTCCGGCATGCGTATATACCATCAAGCAATCACGTTCGAATCACGTACAGATCAACTTCGAGGTTGAAAGGCATTTAGGTTACTCAACCCCTAAGCAACCTCGAAGTTGATTCAAGCCAATGGTTAAGTTGGTATATACGCATGCCGGACTGTCCTATACTGGAATAAGTTTACACTAAGAAGTCTTATTACTACTATTAGTTTACTGTGAAATTTGTAATTACTGTATTTGGTTTACAATACTATATTTTCTTTCTGATATTTGTTTACATAACTTTGATTTAAAGGATTTAGGTTTATTTTTTCTTTGCTGTGTGTAATTTCAGGGGTTTGATATTGGCAACTGGCATGCAGTCTCAAGTTGTTATATTTATAAACTGCACTGTTTACCGCTTCGCTTGCCTGGCTATGAGATTTAAAGGTTTTATAAAGATCAAATTCAGCTTTGAGTATTCCATTGACGCGCTCAGCAATAGCATTATCATAAGGACTTCCCGTTTGTGTCATACTGATCTGGATTGTCTTTTTCCTGAGCAACGAAACATAATCATCACAGCAGTACTGTGTACCTCTGTCAGAATGATGGATCAATGCTTTTTCAGGGTATATCCTGGCTGTTACCGCCTGATTAAGTGCCTTTATGCATCCTGCTGCTTTCAGGTCCCTAGATAAATAGTATCCTACTATTTTCCTGGAATACGCATCTGTTATTAAGGACAAATAGGTGAATCCGGTTACCGTAGTGATATAGGTAATATCACTTACCCATATTTCTTCTGCCTGCTGGGCGGCCTTTCTTTGCACCAGATCAGGATGTATCCTGTAGCGATGAAATGAATTTGTTGTTGACACATGTCTTTTCTTAGACTTCACCAACATGCCATTCTCACGCACAAGAGCAAATACAGCATCCCTGCCCATAGTTATTCCCAAAGCCTGTAGAAAGCCATTGTTGAGTTCCTTGTAAAGCTTAATACATCCGGTTTTAGGCAGATCCTTTCTGATCTCCCTTATCCTTTGAAGCACAATATGATCCTGAAAAACCCGAAGTTCAGATCTTTTTAGATGGTTATACCAGGCCTGCCTGGTATAACCAAATGTTGCGCAAAGATTATCTAAACTGTAATATTTGCGCGTCCCTCTAAGTTCAGCGATCACCTGGTAGCAACTTTTTTTTAAGATCTGTCCGGTAATCTTCATTGGCAATGGCGATGACCTTCTCAAGGGCTGCAATTTTCATCTCAGCCAGAGCTAGCTTTTTCTCCAATGTTTTGATGTCTTCCGAGCCGGGAGAGGAATTTTCTGGTTTTTCTGGTTCCTCATGCATAACAATTTCGTGGTTTTTTCTGTACCAAGATACAAACCACCAAACATTATTCTCTTTTAAACCGTATTTTTTTGCAACCTGGGCGTAGCTATAGTTTCCATTTAAATAATCCAGGGCTACCTGAACTTTGAAACTGTCTGAATAGGTGTTTTTTCTCCCACCCTTACCTTTGTTAGGCTTCTCATTTATCATAATCATTTTCTATTTTGAAAACTCTCTTACGTAAACTTTATTTAGGAATGGACAGACGCAGCCTGGTAACATGAACTATTTGTTATCTTCTTTCCAATCCAGCTATTGAGCCGAAAATCGCTTTAAGAATTGCAACTACTATTGCCAATAAAGCTGCGGACCAGAATCCTCGCACATCAAATCCGGACATTAGGTTCGATACCAGTAAAATCATTAAAACGGTAATAATGAAGGAGACTAACCCAAGCGTAAGAATGTTGATGGGCAAGGTTAGTATTCTCAATATAAATCCTATTGTTGCATTAACCAAAGCAATCATAATTGCGGCAATAATTGCTGTACCGTAGCCATTAACGGATACCCCTGGCACTAAATAGGCGCCTAGTAATAAAACAAGACCCATTAATAAAATCTCAATGATAAATTTCATCTGCTTATAATTTGTTATTTATACTAAAATAAGATTTTTTGCTAAATTGTTTCTGGATAAACTCATGTTTAAATAAGGATTATATGATCTGCAAGTCCTTTACCCTATAAGGGTCCAGGTCTTCACAATTAGGGTCAAGTTCAGTAACCAGGTAGTGGATATTGGTTAAAGAGGCCACTTTAAGTTTGAGGGATATGTTTAGCTTTTCTGCGATACATAAAATGGCAGTTTTCCTTGAGGTACTTAACATCGTTTTCTTTATTTGGTTAATTTCCCAATCCGTATCTGTAAGCCCGTCTTTAGGGTGTATCGCACTCGTTCCTAGCAAACAAAGATCGGCGTTAATTTCTGAGAGCTGATTAATTACATGACCGCCGTATGTGATTTGAGAGTTTTTAGAGAACTTACCACCAATTAAAATAACCTCCATTTTTGGATATTTTGCCAGTTCTATGGCTACAAAGGGGCTGATGGTAAAAAAGGTGGCCTGTAAATTTTCAGGTAACTGCTTAACCAGTTCTATAATTGAAGTTCCACCTCCTGTTACTATAACCATTCCGTCTTTTATTAAGCTTGTCGCTTTTTTCGCAATGCTGATTTTGGCCTCACGAGCATAAATATCGGTATCATCAAAGGAGGATTGATAGGATTTAGATAAAGCACCACCATGAACTTTAGATAGTTGGTTAAGATCAGATAATTCCTGAAGGTCCCTTCTAATGGTATCTTCAGATACATTAAGTAGCTCTACCAGATCTGAAGATAGTACACGGTTGTGCAAATTGATCTGTCGCATGATGATGTCATGTCTTTCCTTCTTTAACATTTTTAAATTTTCGGCTAATTTAATGATAAAATTTTAATAGTGTTGTTGCGGTTTTTTGCGTCTTTTTGCAACATTAATTTTACAAAATGCTTTTTTAATATGCTGTTCGAAAGCAAAATAACCAAATTATATTATATATATTTACCGCAGTTCTGATTATTTGCGGTTATTTGCGTTTTATTTAGTGCAGTTTATCACGAACAAACAAACAACCTAATACTAACCAATTCATCACTTATGAAACAAAAATTACTCTTTATTTTTCTGAGTATGTTTTTACTGCTTTCGCAGGCAATGGCTCAGAAAATTACTGTGACAGGTAAGGTAATCTCCAGCGAGGACAAGCTATTTGTTCCTGGCGTCTCCGTAAAAATCAAAGGCGGCTTATCTGCAACCCAAACCAATTCAGATGGAATTTATTCCATTAGTGCGAATAAGGGGGATGTGCTTGTTTTTACCTATATCGGGTTTGAAGTGCTGGAGCAAACTGTTGGCACTTCAACAATTCTTAACGCGGAGCTAAAAACCAGTTACAAATCATTAAATGAAGTGGTAGTTACGGCACTTGGCATTCAGCGAGATAAAAGGACGCTAACTTATTCCGTTCAAACGGTTAAGGGAGATGATTTGAGGGATGCCAATCAGCCCAACATCATCAATGCTTTGCAAGGTCAGATTGCTGGTGCACAGATTACTAGTTCAGGGGGCTCGCCAGGTTTACCATCTGAAATTATCCTAAGAGGTGTTTCCTCTTTAACTGGAGATAATCAGCCCATTATGATTGTAGACGGGATTAGGGTTAGCAATGCATCTTCCGATGGAACAGTGAACAGGTTAGCTGATTTTAACCCGGCTGACATAGAAAATATTTCTGTACTTAAAGGCGCAGCAGCAGCAGCGTTGTATGGTATTGATGCGGCATCTGGAGCGATCATCATTACAACT
The nucleotide sequence above comes from Pedobacter sp. MC2016-14. Encoded proteins:
- the panC gene encoding pantoate--beta-alanine ligase encodes the protein MKIINTIAALKSVLQPIKSTVHKIALVPTMGALHSGHVSLIQKAKQLADVVVCSIFVNPTQFTDPKDLEKYPRPLEHDIKMLEEAGCDYVFMPSVKEMYPQPESWHIDLGPAEFLLEGEFRKGHYQGVTQIVKKLFDAANPDIAFFGQKDFQQVLMIQNMVAHFQMPVEIVSCPIIREDDGLAMSSRNIHLSPSDRQNALVLSQALNYVKDNFESQTIPQLVLKAKQIINSVPGVELDYFTIADTKTLLPEDKKMAQNSIALVAAKVGETRLIDNVILN
- a CDS encoding DeoR/GlpR family DNA-binding transcription regulator; this translates as MLKKERHDIIMRQINLHNRVLSSDLVELLNVSEDTIRRDLQELSDLNQLSKVHGGALSKSYQSSFDDTDIYAREAKISIAKKATSLIKDGMVIVTGGGTSIIELVKQLPENLQATFFTISPFVAIELAKYPKMEVILIGGKFSKNSQITYGGHVINQLSEINADLCLLGTSAIHPKDGLTDTDWEINQIKKTMLSTSRKTAILCIAEKLNISLKLKVASLTNIHYLVTELDPNCEDLDPYRVKDLQII
- a CDS encoding acyl-CoA dehydrogenase; translated protein: MLFQLNEEQLMIQQAARDFAQHELKPGVIERDEHQKFPAEQVKKLGELGFLGMMVSEKYNGSGLDALSYVLVMEELSKIDASASVVVSVNNSLVCYGLEAYGSDYQKEKYLKPLASGQQIGAFCLSEPEAGSDATSQQTTAEDKGDYYLLNGTKNWITNGGTASTYLVIAQTDRALKHRGINAFIVEKGMEGFTVGPKENKMGIRGSDTHSLMFNDVKVPKENRIGEDGFGFKFAMKTLEGGRIGIAAQALGIAAGAYELALDYSKQRKSFGKPISDHQAIAFKLADMATKIEAARMLVYKAAWLKDQGLSYTLAGSMAKLYASKVAMEVTVEAVQVHGGYGFVKEYHVERLMRDAKITQIYEGTSEIQQLVISREILK
- a CDS encoding glycogen/starch synthase — encoded protein: MAKTKLLIVTHEMSPFLELTKISEITRQLPQAMQEKGFEIRILMPRFGNINERRNRLHEVIRLSGMNIIIDDNDNPLIIKVASIPAARMQVYFLDNEDYFQRKYVFRDKESKFYDDNDERMIFFCKGALETVKKLGWAPDIVHCHGWMTALIPAYIKTTYKNDPTFKNSKVMYSIYDNCFTETLNVDLHKKAIMPGMTAEHTKIFEKADCNALHMGAVTYSDAIALAGEHIDDAMLKFVKDSNKPTLAYNLTENFENFYSMYEEISNEELVSIA
- a CDS encoding DUF4270 family protein, producing the protein MKFTKLDLLTLLISLFLFASCENSNTIGLDVDPATEIQGKLIDTITVSSKTLTDDVISTIGLTRYPFGYLQDPTLGTSEASLAMAINVPSTSFRFGKNAVLDSAVLVLPYSTQFYGDTTISRYAVEVHQLAKDISMEENFKSNVDWAYGDLLSQPASGNVNIFRIQPTTTVKTTDIVTGAADTIKTGVAQLRIKLNTAVMQNKIVSIDTFKLNNSAALAGIFKGLHLRINKSLSTGTGGIMFFDMSGTNSRIEFYYKRPNATTSTNIDTVASYFPIAYASNPVAATIKHTYTTAVNAQLNDVSNTQYNVTYLQGLGGLRNKITFPYLDKFYANFGVKAGTKIIVNKAELVIDLSSGTDVTPFTPAPRLALYRYDIAGQRTNLPDNSSTDQRATAFGGYYDAVNKKYVFSVTAYLQDLLDGKLIDYGTYLSTSSSTEFNATPALTSSARSIIGSKANATNKLKLNVYYTVIN
- a CDS encoding IS3 family transposase encodes the protein MKITGQILKKSCYQVIAELRGTRKYYSLDNLCATFGYTRQAWYNHLKRSELRVFQDHIVLQRIREIRKDLPKTGCIKLYKELNNGFLQALGITMGRDAVFALVRENGMLVKSKKRHVSTTNSFHRYRIHPDLVQRKAAQQAEEIWVSDITYITTVTGFTYLSLITDAYSRKIVGYYLSRDLKAAGCIKALNQAVTARIYPEKALIHHSDRGTQYCCDDYVSLLRKKTIQISMTQTGSPYDNAIAERVNGILKAEFDLYKTFKSHSQASEAVNSAVYKYNNLRLHASCQYQTPEITHSKEKINLNPLNQSYVNKYQKENIVL
- a CDS encoding phage holin family protein is translated as MKFIIEILLMGLVLLLGAYLVPGVSVNGYGTAIIAAIMIALVNATIGFILRILTLPINILTLGLVSFIITVLMILLVSNLMSGFDVRGFWSAALLAIVVAILKAIFGSIAGLERR
- a CDS encoding transposase — its product is MIMINEKPNKGKGGRKNTYSDSFKVQVALDYLNGNYSYAQVAKKYGLKENNVWWFVSWYRKNHEIVMHEEPEKPENSSPGSEDIKTLEKKLALAEMKIAALEKVIAIANEDYRTDLKKKLLPGDR
- the panD gene encoding aspartate 1-decarboxylase, with product MIIEILKSKIHRVKVTQAELHYVGSITIDEDLMDAASIIANEKVQIVNNNNGERFETYVIRGERGTGTVCLNGATARKVQVGDILIIMSYGSLPIAEAKKYVPILVFPDDNNRLLV